Proteins encoded within one genomic window of Acidiferrobacter thiooxydans:
- a CDS encoding YdiY family protein yields MRARLAYLRLTIVAAAALLFVTGCAYAAAKALPKAGWHGEFGAGLSSSSGVALTTSLNSTDRLRDTVGLWSYGGNLSYNYFSYNGVADVNRLVTTLQVRRSFKSAPVSFVVGSVRYDHNLFDGYDHYFVEMVNAGRTVVATRTMHLNLEAGGGARQNYYPTGRSAQDEPVGDVAMNYVWHLHRGTRFSEHLSVMGARSGTLVTSTSGVTTTLIFHLALKFSEEVIHYTSLPSTALVHYATTTTFTTLNLIYHIG; encoded by the coding sequence ATGAGGGCGCGTCTTGCTTATCTGCGGCTTACGATAGTCGCCGCTGCGGCGTTGCTGTTTGTGACCGGATGCGCCTATGCGGCGGCCAAGGCCCTCCCAAAGGCCGGATGGCACGGTGAGTTCGGCGCTGGTCTGTCATCGTCTTCGGGGGTTGCGCTCACCACCAGCCTGAACTCCACCGATCGGCTTCGCGACACCGTCGGTCTGTGGAGCTACGGCGGGAACCTAAGCTACAATTACTTCTCCTACAACGGCGTGGCAGACGTGAACCGTCTCGTTACCACGCTGCAGGTGCGGCGCAGCTTCAAGTCGGCACCCGTGAGTTTTGTCGTCGGTAGTGTCCGCTACGACCATAATCTCTTCGACGGCTATGATCATTATTTCGTGGAAATGGTGAATGCCGGCCGGACGGTCGTTGCGACCCGCACCATGCATCTCAATCTCGAAGCCGGCGGGGGCGCCCGGCAGAACTACTATCCCACGGGGCGCTCCGCACAAGATGAACCGGTCGGCGACGTGGCGATGAACTATGTGTGGCATCTGCATCGGGGGACGCGCTTTAGTGAACATCTGAGTGTCATGGGGGCGCGTAGCGGGACGCTCGTCACATCGACCAGCGGGGTGACGACCACGCTCATATTCCATCTGGCACTCAAATTCTCGGAAGAGGTCATCCATTATACGAGCCTGCCGTCCACGGCCCTCGTCCACTATGCCACTACCACGACCTTTACCACGCTGAATCTCATCTACCATATCGGTTAG